The Vicugna pacos chromosome 2, VicPac4, whole genome shotgun sequence sequence atatatagatatatataatctatatataaAGTTTTCTAAGGAAAAAGCCAACCAAATTTAAATAGAAAGGTGACAATATTTATATCCAAATATGTTAGATTATTCAGTTGATAATATACTTCCCCATTTAGAACAGAAGATGGTGCATAAGTGATTAAATATTCAGTCTCTTCCTTTTAGTTAATCAGAAGTTTGATCACTGAGATTATTTCAAATGAGGGCTCCTGGTCTGCCCTTTTACATAAGtaagaaaaaatttcaaattaacaACTCCAAAAGCATCTGATCCTTTCTTACTGTTTCCAGCAATTGCTATTCAAATGTTTCTCctctgcacagggaactatattcaatatcttgtaatagcctataatgaaaaagaatatgaaaaagactctatatataactgaatcactgtgtatACCAGAAACATGAACTGTTAGGGATACCTGTCATGCATTTGCATCACCTGAATTTGTTTTATCACAGTCACATCTGAACAAATAGCAAATAATCACAGTATAATTTGGATCGAGAATGTTCCCTCACATCCTCCAAATTAAACAACATTAATTTTTTGTAAATGCTTCTCATATTTTCCGTTTTTTTCCCCTGCAGCTAATTTGGCAATGAGAAGAAAGCTGCCCAGATACAACTGTCTTCAGAGGAGATGTATACCCCTCCATTCACGAGTCCCCTTCCCCTGAGGTACTTCTGATAGAAAGAGTTTTACTGCATTTGGGCAATGTTCCAGATTAGATATCCCTGAGAATGTTTATTCATATTTTGCATGTGTGATCATGGCTTGACAGTGATGTCTGTTTCAGAAACGCATACTCACAGCTGGCATAGTAACAGTGACATGAAATGATGTTTGGGAATTACTTTCATCATTTAATGgaacagatgaggaaaatcttGGTAGTTGTTGAATCTGAATGATAGCTATATGAGGATTAATATTGTTGCATGTGCTTGAGAATTTTCATAAGTGAAGAACCAAGCACTAGGAGAATTTAATTATAAAGGTatctttaaaaatgagttttGAAAAACACTGACTAGCTCCCTATGTTTTCCAGAACAAGCACATTTCCCATCAAGACCACTGTGTGCTAAAAATTTTTTGGACACATTTGCCCAATATCACCAAATGGATGATGTATTAGCCTCAATACTTAGTAGTTAATTTtttctgaaaacatttcttttaatatgTAAAATCAACTTAATATTACTGACATGGCAGCTTTCCAGCTTCACTAGTAGAATTGGTCTGGATGGTTGCATCTTTAAGGATAAATTCTGAATAgcattttcccctctt is a genomic window containing:
- the APELA gene encoding apelin receptor early endogenous ligand; the encoded protein is MRLQQFFFLFVIFMMSPLLIHGQRSANLAMRRKLPRYNCLQRRCIPLHSRVPFP